TTCAAGCGCCACAAAACATAACTTAATTAAAGCTCCCCAATCAGGAGCAAATTGAAAATCTTTCTCATACGCATGGGCATTGAGTTGATCTATGGGAAAAATAGAGAAGACCCTCATAATGCTGAAAAATTTGGGACTTTGAAATGCTTAACAGCAAAAAACGCTTTCAGCCATTTGTAATCTACAGTGCTCACATTAACAATTATATTTCCTTTAAACAGCTTACTTGTTATTTACGCATCAATCAGCTATTTTATTCCTTAAAAACAAGATTCAGGCTGTTTAGAGGGTTCAGATATATACAAACAGTCCATATGCTTGCTCTATTGTGAACACTATAGACTACTATAGAATATATAGTAAAGGAGGAAAGAATAATGGCTCTTGAACCAGGCATTTTAGCTGGGTTTCTTATAATATTCCTTGCCGTACTTCTCGGTCCTTTTAAGATACACGTTATCGAGGAAAATTTGGAGGTATTCCTGTTTGTCTGTGGAATAGCAGCAATGACCATTTCAGGTTTTGTCGAAATCCCAGGTACAGAAACAGGCTGGAGAATGGAAATAATCGAAGAAGCATTGACTTCACCGCTGCATGTCGGAGAGATAGCCGGCATTTGGATTGGTATATTCCAGATAGTTCTGATTGTCGGACTGATTATCTATAAATGGCATGAACCTATCCATAAAGTAATCCGAAAATTGACCGACATACTTTCTGTTAAAATTTTAGGATTTCTCCTTATTGTTGTTCTTGGTTTATCTTCCAGTATTATGTCGGCTATTCTTGCGTCAATTATTCTCGTTGAAGTAGTCAATGCAATGCCTATTTCGCGAAAATCCAAAATCGACCTGACAGTTATTGCATGTTTCTCAATCGGGCTTGGTGCGGTGCTAACTCCCCTTGGCGAACCGCTCGCAACAATTGCTGTCTCAAAACTCTCAGGTGAGCCTTACCATGCCGATTTCATGTTCTTATTTAACATGCTGGGTAAATATATAATTCCAGGTATCCTTGCATACGGTATTGTTGGGATGTTCTTCCTTGGGAAAGTTGATATGAAAGACTCTGGAATAAAAGCCGAAGCTTATAACGAAACTTTAAAAGATGTAATAATGAGAGCTGTTAAGGTCTATCTGTTTATCATGGCTCTGACATTTCTTGGGGATGGTTTCAAGCCTATCATATTCGAGTACTTCATACGAATACCCTCAACGGTACTATACTGGGTTAACATGGTTTCAGCTATCCTTGATAACGCTACCCTGTGTGCCGCTGAAATCGGACCGACTATGAGTGAACTGCAGATAAAGAGTATTCTTATGGGACTTTTGATTGCAGGCGGAATGCTAATTCCAGGAAATATACCGAATATTATCTCTGCAGGCAAACTGGGTATAACCAGTAAAGAATGGGCAAGGCTTGGAGTACCAATGGGACTTGTCACAATGGGTATATATTTCGCCATTATCTTCGTATTGGGAATTTAAGCTTAAAATCTCCCCTACCTGATAAAATTCAGTTACGGAA
The Methanosarcina thermophila TM-1 genome window above contains:
- a CDS encoding DUF1646 family protein, with amino-acid sequence MALEPGILAGFLIIFLAVLLGPFKIHVIEENLEVFLFVCGIAAMTISGFVEIPGTETGWRMEIIEEALTSPLHVGEIAGIWIGIFQIVLIVGLIIYKWHEPIHKVIRKLTDILSVKILGFLLIVVLGLSSSIMSAILASIILVEVVNAMPISRKSKIDLTVIACFSIGLGAVLTPLGEPLATIAVSKLSGEPYHADFMFLFNMLGKYIIPGILAYGIVGMFFLGKVDMKDSGIKAEAYNETLKDVIMRAVKVYLFIMALTFLGDGFKPIIFEYFIRIPSTVLYWVNMVSAILDNATLCAAEIGPTMSELQIKSILMGLLIAGGMLIPGNIPNIISAGKLGITSKEWARLGVPMGLVTMGIYFAIIFVLGI